From Dasypus novemcinctus isolate mDasNov1 chromosome 8, mDasNov1.1.hap2, whole genome shotgun sequence, the proteins below share one genomic window:
- the LOC139439387 gene encoding olfactory receptor 1J2-like, giving the protein MRWENQSSMSEFLLLGLPIWPEQQGMFFALFLGMYLTTVLGNLLIILLIRLDSHLHTPMYFFLSHLAFTDVSFSSVTVPKMLMDLQTNHHSIPYVGCIAQMYFFIFFTDLDSFLITSMAYDRYVAICHPLHYPTIMREGLCALLVAISWFISCASSLSHTLLLTRLSFCADNTIPHFFCDLAALLKLSCSNIILNELVMFTLGVVIITIPLIGILVSYGYIGATILRVPSTKGICKALSTCGSHLSVVSLYYGAIFGQYLFPNFSNSIDKDIIVALMYTVVTPMLNPFIYSLRNRDMKKALGKLFRRQCFPQCDIWKKPKPHFG; this is encoded by the coding sequence ATGAGGTGGGAGAACCAGAGCAGCATGTCTGAATTCCTCCTCCTGGGACTCCCCATCTGGCCAGAGCAGCAGGGCATGTTCTTTGCcctcttcctgggcatgtacctcACCACGGTGCtggggaacctgctcatcatcctgctCATCAGGCTGGACTCTCACCTCCACactcccatgtacttcttcctcagcCACTTGGCCTTCACTGATGTCTCTTTCTCATCTGTGACTGTCCCAAAGATGTTAATGGACCTGCAGACTAACCACCATTCCATCCCCTATGTGGGATGCATTGcacagatgtattttttcatattttttactgATCTGGACAGCTTCCTTATTACATCAATGGCATATGACCGCTATGTTGCCATATGTCACCCCCTCCACTATCCCACTATCATGAGGGAGGGGTTGTGTGCTTTACTGGTAGCTATATCCTGGTTTATCTCTTGTGCCAGCTCACTCTCCCATACTCTTCTTTTAACCCGGCTATCCTTCTGTGCTGACAACACtatcccccactttttctgtgaccttGCTGCACTTCTCAAGCTGTCCTGCTCAAATATCATCCTCAATGAGCTGGTCATGTTCACATTAGGGGTAGTGATCATTACCATACCATTGATAGGAATCCTGGTCTCTTATGGCTACATTGGGGCCACCATCCTGAGAGTTCCTTCAACCAAAGGGATCTGTAAAGCTTTGTCCACATGTGGCTCCCACCTCTCTGTGGTATCTCTATATTATGGGGCAATATTTGGGCAGTATCTTTTCCCAAATTTTAGCAATTCCATTGACAAGGACATCATTGTGGCTCTCATGTACACAGTGGTCACACCTatgttgaacccctttatctaCAGCCTTAGGAACAGGGACATGAAAAAGGCCCTTGGGAA